One region of Brachyhypopomus gauderio isolate BG-103 chromosome 9, BGAUD_0.2, whole genome shotgun sequence genomic DNA includes:
- the ufl1 gene encoding E3 UFM1-protein ligase 1 isoform X2 yields the protein MAADWEEIRRLAADFHRAQFAETVQKLSERNCIEIVAKLVEEKKLDVVHTLDGKEYITPSQISREIRDELYVHGGRINIVDLKKIMNVDLVHVESRASELARSDRTIRLILGQLIDENYLDQLAEEVNDKLQESGQVNIAELCKTYDLPGDFLTEELCSRLGRVIQGQVDQFNKGIIFTQAFVSRHKARIRGLFSAITRPTPVSNLIGLYGFQENLLYSVLQELVNCGRLKGCVVGGRQDKTVYVPDIYSRTQNSWVDSFLKQNGYLEFDALSRLGIPDPVSYIKKRFKSQKLLFLRAACVGSAIVDQLEASVEEAVSSDTWVDLQPMVPSCLSEEDVVLLLGQAMRGAGADTSATLLSTVVLSEKFISNCLALFDDIMLQKAQKEVKSNPVFLITEEDVKQGSMLLESSTSSKKDKREERRKKASEGTGSVRSGGGGNAREIRTRKTKKKNRREDDSDEETQATSDGHNKQGGVPFLSLEEIVEVLEGRVSDCPEELIEQLAQRLLRPLTKAYQEVVRTTLMSSTSSSSGGNRKQNVKDLQEEINNLYNNIRLFEKGTKLFTDETHTSIVKHVLRSVCTDVTNMLLNFVAAEHMMASDNPTAITAEMRLKVLGKLPDDIKAPLTKLHNSLNGKNIEGFLCNLETCAEECGFLLKKVDKKREKQALLLHRQALLQQLKQAEEPALVLHLVSVLLFQGTTNHMLHAPGRCVPSILGALQPKLPQDQYELLMRYQSLVVKHLIGQSHAQGGTEPPADELDACRRELLSLTDAVKDLILSPRKPSTTDE from the exons ATGGCGGCCGACTGGGAAGAAATCAGGCGGCTGGCGGCTGATTTTCATAGAGCCCAGTTTGCCGAGACAGTGCAGAA GTTGTCTGAGAGAAACTGTATTGAGATTGTTGCCAAGCTTGTGGAAGAGAAGAAACTGGATGTGGTGCACACCCTTGATGGAAAAGAGTACATCACACCGTCACAGATCAGCCGAGAGATTCGTGATGAGCTGTATGTACATGGAG GACGAATCAATATTGTGGACCTTAAAAAG ATAATGAATGTTGACTTGGTGCATGTGGAGAGCAGAGCCAGTGAACTGGCCAGGTCTGATCGAACCATCCGCTTAATCCTGGGTCAGCTGATCGATGA GAACTACTTGGACCAGCTAGCTGAGGAGGTGAATGATAAACTGCAGGAATCGGGGCAGGTGAACATTGCTGAGCTGTGCAAGACCTACGATTTGCCTGGAGACTTTCTAACAGAA GAGCTGTGCTCCCGGCTAGGCCGTGTGATCCAGGGACAGGTGGATCAGTTTAACAAAGGCATCATCTTTACTCAGGCCTTTGTGTCCAGACACAAGGCACGCATCCGTGGCCTGTTCAGCGCCATCACCAG GCCTACTCCAGTCAGTAACCTGATTGGTCTCTATGGCTTTCAGGAGAATCTTTTATACT CTGTGCTGCAGGAGTTAGTGAATTGCGGGAGGCTGAAGGGTTGCGTGGTGGGAGGCAGGCAGGACAAGACCGTCTATGTCCCTGACATCTATTCCAGAACCCAGAACTCTTGGGTCGACTCCTTCCTCAAACAGAATGGATACTTAG AGTTTGACGCGCTGTCTCGGCTGGGAATTCCTGACCCAGTGAGCTACATCAAGAAGCGTTTTAAATCCCAAAAGCTGCTTTTCCTGCGAGCTGCTTGTGTGGGCTCGGCCATCGTGGACCAGCTAGAGGCCTCTGTGGAAGAGGCTGTGAGCTCAGACACATGGGTGGATTTGCAG CCCATGGTGCCCAGCTGTCTGTCGGAGGAGGATGTGGTGCTGCTCCTGGGCCAGGCCATGCGGGGGGCAGGGGCCGACACCTCCGCCACGCTGCTTAGCACCGTAGTGCTCAGCGAGAAGTTCATCAGCAACTGTTTAGCACTGTTTGACGACATCATGCTGCAGAAAGCACAGAAG gaggTGAAGAGTAACCCCGTGTTCCTGATAACGGAGGAGGATGTGAAGCAGGGCTCCATGCTGCTGGAGAGCTCGACTTCATCGAAGAAGGACAAGCGAGAGGAGCGCAGGAAGAAAGCATCAG AGGGCACAGGAAGTGtcaggagtggaggaggggggaacGCAAGAGAAATCAGAACCCGTAAAACCAAAAAGAAGAACAGGAGAGAGGACGACAGTGATGAGGAGACTCAGGCCACTTCAGACG gtcaTAATAAGCAGGGTGGGGTGCCATTCCTGTCCCTGGAGGAGATTGTGGAGGTTCTagaagggagagtgagtgacTGCCCTGAAGAGCTGATAGAGCAGTTGGCTCAGCGGCTACTGAG GCCACTGACCAAGGCGTATCAGGAAGTGGTCCGTACCACTTTAATGTCCTCCACTTCATCTAGCTCGGGTGGGAACCGAAAACAAAATGTGAAGGACCTTCAGGAGGAGATCAACAACCTGTACAACAACATCCGGTTGTTTGAGAAAGGAACCAAGCTCTTCACAG ACGAGACTCACACGAGCATCGTGAAACACGTGCTGAGAAGTGTCTGCACGGACGTCACCAACATGCTGCTGAACTTTGTAGCTGCTGAGCACATGATGGCCTCCGACAACCCCACCGCCATCACTGCTGAG ATGAGGCTCAAGGTTCTTGGGAAGCTCCCTGATGATATTAAAGCTCCCCTGACAAAGCTACACAACAGCCTGAATGGAAAG AACATCGAGGGTTTCCTGTGCAATCTGGAGACATGTGCTGAAGAGTGTGGATTTCTGCTGAAGAAAGTGGACAAGAAACGAGAGAA GCAGGCTCTGCTGCTGCACCGACAGGCTTTACTACAGCAGCTGAAGCAGGCGGAGGAACCGGCCCTGGTGCTGCACCTGGTCAGCGTGCTGCTTTTTCAGGGCACCACCAACCACATGCTGCACGCGCCGGGCCGCTGTGTACCCAGCATCCTCGGCGCCCTGCAGCCCAAGCTGCCGCAG GACCAGTATGAGTTGCTGATGCGATATCAGAGTCTGGTGGTGAAGCACCTGATTGGCCAGAGCCACGCCCAGGGTGGGACAGAACCTCCTGCAGATGAGCTGGATGCATGTCGGAGAGAGCTGCTCAGCCTCACTGATGCCGTCAAAGACCTTATTCTCTCTCCCAGAAAACCGTCGACCACTGACGAGTGA
- the LOC143522828 gene encoding 4-galactosyl-N-acetylglucosaminide 3-alpha-L-fucosyltransferase 9-like — MTFASCSATLRPLVVGILLLGVFITIFFMYSKPSSVWLSTPTQSALVPFKLKTAAPTKTEAKPNLTLVLMWLWPFGQTYDLDSCSTLFNIEGCSFTADHDLYNKSVGVVIHHRDISRDLSNLPPSTRPPFQKWIWMNLESPSHSPKISGLEKLFNLTLSYRRDADIQVPYGSIVPNLQEEEFVLPRKTKLVCWVVSNWNPDHARVKYYNELTKHVEIHTYGQAFGEYIVDKDLSSTIASCKFYLSFENSIHKDYITEKLFNPLSMGSVPIALGPSRQNYENFVPGDAFIHVDDFLSPKDLAEHLLLLDTHDELYLHHFAWRRHFKVKMSYFWAEHTCHACEYLKKHNEYKAFNNLDTWFWD, encoded by the coding sequence ATGACGTTTGCATCTTGCTCTGCAACactgcgccctctggtggttgGCATTCTCCTGTTGGGTGTCTTTATCACCATCTTCTTCATGTACAGTAAACCCAGCAGCGTGTGGCTGTCAACCCCGACCCAGTCTGCTCTGGTTCCCTTTAAGTTGAAAACTGCTGCACCAACTAAGACAGAAGCCAAGCCCAACCTGACACTGGTTCTAATGTGGCTCTGGCCGTTTGGTCAGACCTATGACCTGGACAGTTGCAGCACTCTCTTCAACATTGAGGGTTGTTCATTTACTGCCGATCATGATCTTTATAATAAGTCAGTGGGAGTGGTGATTCATCACCGGGATATCAGCCGAGATTTATCTAACCTGCCTCCCTCCACCCGCCCTCCCTTCCAGAAATGGATCTGGATGAACCTGGAGTCTCCGTCACATTCCCCCAAAATCTCAGGCCTTGAGAAGCTGTTCAATCTGACACTAAGTTACCGTAGAGACGCTGATATCCAGGTGCCCTACGGTTCCATCGTCCCTAATCTGCAGGAAGAGGAGTTTGTTTtgcccaggaagaccaaactcGTCTGCTGGGTTGTCAGTAACTGGAACCCTGACCACGCCAGGGTAAAGTACTACAACGAGCTCACCAAGCATGTTGAGATACACACATACGGACAAGCGTTTGGAGAATACATCGTCGATAAAGACCTGTCCTCAACAATAGCCAGCTGTAAATTCTATCTTTCCTTTGAAAACTCAATTCACAAAGATTACATTACAGAGAAACTCTTCAACCCTTTGTCCATGGGCTCAGTTCCTATTGCCCTTGGCCCATCCAGGCAGAACTATGAGAACTTTGTGCCGGGTGACGCGTTCATTCATGTGGATGACTTCCTGTCCCCTAAAGACCTGGCAGAGCATCTGCTGCTACTAGACACACACGATGAGCTCTACCTGCACCACTTTGCTTGGCGGCgacattttaaagtaaaaatgtCCTACTTTTGGGCTGAACACACATGTCATGCCtgtgaatatttaaaaaaacataatGAATACAAAGCCTTTAATAACCTGGACACTTGGTTTTGGGATTAG
- the ufl1 gene encoding E3 UFM1-protein ligase 1 isoform X1, translating to MRSSSGGPRLAMAADWEEIRRLAADFHRAQFAETVQKLSERNCIEIVAKLVEEKKLDVVHTLDGKEYITPSQISREIRDELYVHGGRINIVDLKKIMNVDLVHVESRASELARSDRTIRLILGQLIDENYLDQLAEEVNDKLQESGQVNIAELCKTYDLPGDFLTEELCSRLGRVIQGQVDQFNKGIIFTQAFVSRHKARIRGLFSAITRPTPVSNLIGLYGFQENLLYSVLQELVNCGRLKGCVVGGRQDKTVYVPDIYSRTQNSWVDSFLKQNGYLEFDALSRLGIPDPVSYIKKRFKSQKLLFLRAACVGSAIVDQLEASVEEAVSSDTWVDLQPMVPSCLSEEDVVLLLGQAMRGAGADTSATLLSTVVLSEKFISNCLALFDDIMLQKAQKEVKSNPVFLITEEDVKQGSMLLESSTSSKKDKREERRKKASEGTGSVRSGGGGNAREIRTRKTKKKNRREDDSDEETQATSDGHNKQGGVPFLSLEEIVEVLEGRVSDCPEELIEQLAQRLLRPLTKAYQEVVRTTLMSSTSSSSGGNRKQNVKDLQEEINNLYNNIRLFEKGTKLFTDETHTSIVKHVLRSVCTDVTNMLLNFVAAEHMMASDNPTAITAEMRLKVLGKLPDDIKAPLTKLHNSLNGKNIEGFLCNLETCAEECGFLLKKVDKKREKQALLLHRQALLQQLKQAEEPALVLHLVSVLLFQGTTNHMLHAPGRCVPSILGALQPKLPQDQYELLMRYQSLVVKHLIGQSHAQGGTEPPADELDACRRELLSLTDAVKDLILSPRKPSTTDE from the exons ATGCGCAGCAGCTCTGGTGGCCCTCGGCTAG CTATGGCGGCCGACTGGGAAGAAATCAGGCGGCTGGCGGCTGATTTTCATAGAGCCCAGTTTGCCGAGACAGTGCAGAA GTTGTCTGAGAGAAACTGTATTGAGATTGTTGCCAAGCTTGTGGAAGAGAAGAAACTGGATGTGGTGCACACCCTTGATGGAAAAGAGTACATCACACCGTCACAGATCAGCCGAGAGATTCGTGATGAGCTGTATGTACATGGAG GACGAATCAATATTGTGGACCTTAAAAAG ATAATGAATGTTGACTTGGTGCATGTGGAGAGCAGAGCCAGTGAACTGGCCAGGTCTGATCGAACCATCCGCTTAATCCTGGGTCAGCTGATCGATGA GAACTACTTGGACCAGCTAGCTGAGGAGGTGAATGATAAACTGCAGGAATCGGGGCAGGTGAACATTGCTGAGCTGTGCAAGACCTACGATTTGCCTGGAGACTTTCTAACAGAA GAGCTGTGCTCCCGGCTAGGCCGTGTGATCCAGGGACAGGTGGATCAGTTTAACAAAGGCATCATCTTTACTCAGGCCTTTGTGTCCAGACACAAGGCACGCATCCGTGGCCTGTTCAGCGCCATCACCAG GCCTACTCCAGTCAGTAACCTGATTGGTCTCTATGGCTTTCAGGAGAATCTTTTATACT CTGTGCTGCAGGAGTTAGTGAATTGCGGGAGGCTGAAGGGTTGCGTGGTGGGAGGCAGGCAGGACAAGACCGTCTATGTCCCTGACATCTATTCCAGAACCCAGAACTCTTGGGTCGACTCCTTCCTCAAACAGAATGGATACTTAG AGTTTGACGCGCTGTCTCGGCTGGGAATTCCTGACCCAGTGAGCTACATCAAGAAGCGTTTTAAATCCCAAAAGCTGCTTTTCCTGCGAGCTGCTTGTGTGGGCTCGGCCATCGTGGACCAGCTAGAGGCCTCTGTGGAAGAGGCTGTGAGCTCAGACACATGGGTGGATTTGCAG CCCATGGTGCCCAGCTGTCTGTCGGAGGAGGATGTGGTGCTGCTCCTGGGCCAGGCCATGCGGGGGGCAGGGGCCGACACCTCCGCCACGCTGCTTAGCACCGTAGTGCTCAGCGAGAAGTTCATCAGCAACTGTTTAGCACTGTTTGACGACATCATGCTGCAGAAAGCACAGAAG gaggTGAAGAGTAACCCCGTGTTCCTGATAACGGAGGAGGATGTGAAGCAGGGCTCCATGCTGCTGGAGAGCTCGACTTCATCGAAGAAGGACAAGCGAGAGGAGCGCAGGAAGAAAGCATCAG AGGGCACAGGAAGTGtcaggagtggaggaggggggaacGCAAGAGAAATCAGAACCCGTAAAACCAAAAAGAAGAACAGGAGAGAGGACGACAGTGATGAGGAGACTCAGGCCACTTCAGACG gtcaTAATAAGCAGGGTGGGGTGCCATTCCTGTCCCTGGAGGAGATTGTGGAGGTTCTagaagggagagtgagtgacTGCCCTGAAGAGCTGATAGAGCAGTTGGCTCAGCGGCTACTGAG GCCACTGACCAAGGCGTATCAGGAAGTGGTCCGTACCACTTTAATGTCCTCCACTTCATCTAGCTCGGGTGGGAACCGAAAACAAAATGTGAAGGACCTTCAGGAGGAGATCAACAACCTGTACAACAACATCCGGTTGTTTGAGAAAGGAACCAAGCTCTTCACAG ACGAGACTCACACGAGCATCGTGAAACACGTGCTGAGAAGTGTCTGCACGGACGTCACCAACATGCTGCTGAACTTTGTAGCTGCTGAGCACATGATGGCCTCCGACAACCCCACCGCCATCACTGCTGAG ATGAGGCTCAAGGTTCTTGGGAAGCTCCCTGATGATATTAAAGCTCCCCTGACAAAGCTACACAACAGCCTGAATGGAAAG AACATCGAGGGTTTCCTGTGCAATCTGGAGACATGTGCTGAAGAGTGTGGATTTCTGCTGAAGAAAGTGGACAAGAAACGAGAGAA GCAGGCTCTGCTGCTGCACCGACAGGCTTTACTACAGCAGCTGAAGCAGGCGGAGGAACCGGCCCTGGTGCTGCACCTGGTCAGCGTGCTGCTTTTTCAGGGCACCACCAACCACATGCTGCACGCGCCGGGCCGCTGTGTACCCAGCATCCTCGGCGCCCTGCAGCCCAAGCTGCCGCAG GACCAGTATGAGTTGCTGATGCGATATCAGAGTCTGGTGGTGAAGCACCTGATTGGCCAGAGCCACGCCCAGGGTGGGACAGAACCTCCTGCAGATGAGCTGGATGCATGTCGGAGAGAGCTGCTCAGCCTCACTGATGCCGTCAAAGACCTTATTCTCTCTCCCAGAAAACCGTCGACCACTGACGAGTGA